The following are encoded in a window of Chlorocebus sabaeus isolate Y175 chromosome 10, mChlSab1.0.hap1, whole genome shotgun sequence genomic DNA:
- the LOC103216904 gene encoding large ribosomal subunit protein eL34, with protein sequence MVQRLTYRRRLSYNTASNKTRLSRTPGNRIVYLYTKKVGKAPKSACGVCPGRLRGVRAVRPKVLMRLSKTKKHVSRAYGGSMCAKCVRDRIKRAFLIEEQKIVVKVLKAQAQSQKAK encoded by the coding sequence ATGGTCCAACGTTTGACATACCGACGTAGGCTTTCCTATAATACAGCCTCTAACAAAACTAGGCTGTCCCGAACCCCTGGTAATAGAATTGTTTACCTTTATACCAAGAAGGTTGGGAAAGCACCAAAATCTGCATGTGGTGTGTGCCCAGGCAGACTTCGAGGGGTTCGTGCTGTAAGACCTAAAGTTCTTATGAGATTgtccaaaacaaagaaacatgtcAGCAGGGCCTATGGTGGTTCCATGTGTGCTAAATGTGTTCGTGACAGGATCAAGCGTGCTTTCCTTATCGAGGAGCAGAAAATCGTTGTGAAAGTGTTGAAGGCACAAGCACAGAGtcaaaaagctaaataa